Proteins encoded within one genomic window of Sphingomonas sp. KRR8:
- a CDS encoding SRPBCC family protein, whose amino-acid sequence MDAPLRSSRPTAGQHDLVGQLARGEAMLGAGVKRLPASLYTDADRFRREQSTVFANEPLLLGPSALLPRANMAVTHDDYGLPLIVSRDGDGQVHVLANVCRHRGTRLLEADEPVPAARIVCPYHAWAYRADGRLAAVPRPDCFPGLVKETMPLARFAAMESGGLIWFSRNPDCDFSGVSVLEADMEAFGLSGLHLYQRRTHEVAANWKLVIDAFLESYHVQRLHAATIATFFADGITVADRIGRHQRAVVGRTDYLARLDPDDWAQIRRAATFTYHLFPNSVIIVSPDYINVLLCYPQDVGHTRVEDLMLIPEPPQTNEAEAHWRKSWDLLDGGTFGAEDFRAAALCHQGLASGLIQEVTLGTLESGIADFHRLLDEALD is encoded by the coding sequence AAGCGTCTTCCGGCCAGCCTTTATACCGACGCTGACCGCTTCCGGCGCGAGCAGTCCACCGTCTTCGCAAACGAGCCTCTGCTGCTAGGTCCCTCGGCGCTGTTGCCGCGTGCCAACATGGCGGTCACCCATGACGACTACGGCCTTCCGCTGATCGTCAGCCGTGACGGTGACGGACAGGTGCACGTGCTCGCCAACGTCTGCCGGCATCGCGGCACGCGCCTGCTGGAAGCCGACGAACCGGTCCCCGCCGCCCGTATCGTCTGCCCTTATCATGCTTGGGCGTATCGCGCCGACGGCCGCCTTGCCGCCGTGCCTCGCCCGGACTGCTTCCCGGGGCTGGTCAAGGAAACGATGCCACTCGCCCGCTTCGCCGCGATGGAAAGCGGCGGCCTGATCTGGTTCTCGCGCAATCCTGATTGCGATTTCTCCGGAGTGAGCGTGCTCGAGGCGGACATGGAGGCCTTCGGGCTGTCCGGCCTGCACCTCTACCAGCGACGCACGCATGAGGTCGCCGCCAACTGGAAGCTGGTGATCGACGCCTTCCTCGAAAGCTACCATGTCCAGCGTCTTCACGCCGCAACCATCGCGACCTTCTTCGCCGACGGAATCACGGTGGCCGACCGGATCGGTCGCCACCAGCGCGCCGTCGTCGGCCGCACCGACTATCTCGCGCGCCTCGACCCGGACGACTGGGCGCAGATCCGCCGCGCCGCGACCTTTACCTACCACCTCTTCCCGAACAGCGTGATCATCGTCTCGCCCGACTACATCAACGTCCTGCTCTGCTATCCGCAGGACGTCGGGCACACGCGGGTCGAGGATCTCATGCTGATTCCGGAGCCACCGCAGACCAACGAAGCCGAGGCGCACTGGCGCAAGAGCTGGGACCTGCTCGATGGCGGCACCTTCGGGGCCGAGGACTTTCGCGCGGCCGCGCTATGCCACCAAGGCCTCGCATCGGGGCTGATCCAGGAGGTGACGCTCGGCACGCTCGAGTCCGGCATTGCGGACTTCCACCGCCTGCTTGACGAGGCGCTCGACTAA
- a CDS encoding response regulator encodes MLFSKRKRIVKRILIVEDEPLVAFDNETMVTDAGYDVVATIDTHAEVLRVLDSESERLPSGGDEDEDPRGVDLILTDISLAGDQDGYAVAREARKRGIPVLFVSATPPEGAEEIALGYMLKPYQERTLRAALREIEKRLAGERTKKVDGMVLYDAAPGPV; translated from the coding sequence GTGCTGTTCAGCAAGCGCAAGCGGATCGTCAAGCGCATCCTCATCGTCGAGGACGAGCCGCTGGTCGCGTTCGACAACGAAACAATGGTGACGGACGCCGGTTACGACGTAGTCGCGACCATTGATACGCATGCCGAGGTGCTGCGGGTCCTCGACAGCGAGTCCGAGCGGCTTCCGTCGGGCGGCGACGAGGACGAGGACCCGCGCGGCGTCGACCTGATCCTTACGGACATCAGCCTGGCAGGCGACCAGGATGGCTATGCTGTCGCGCGCGAAGCCCGCAAGCGCGGCATTCCGGTGCTGTTCGTCAGTGCCACGCCGCCCGAAGGCGCGGAGGAGATCGCGCTTGGCTATATGCTGAAGCCCTATCAGGAGCGAACACTGCGGGCTGCGCTTCGCGAAATCGAAAAGCGGCTTGCCGGCGAGCGCACCAAGAAGGTCGATGGAATGGTGCTCTACGACGCGGCGCCGGGGCCGGTTTAG
- a CDS encoding pseudouridine synthase — MPQKRTQKKGGSAAAGPSGKPSVPSAGPQRIAKLLARAGVASRREIERMIAEGRIALDGNVLNTPATILEALDGVTVDGKPVRPPESARLWRFYKPAGCLTAANDPKGRPTIYDRLPPGLPRVMPVGRLDFMTEGLLLLTNDGELKRQLELPKTGVVRRYRARAFGDVTQEQLEGLSEGVEIEGVRYGSIDANLERRTGANVWIEMALTEGKNREVRNVLAWLGMQVSRLIRTSYGPLALDELEPGQVAEVPREDLFRFRASLK, encoded by the coding sequence GTGCCGCAAAAGCGGACACAGAAAAAGGGCGGTTCGGCAGCCGCTGGGCCCAGCGGCAAGCCGTCCGTCCCGAGTGCCGGACCGCAACGCATCGCCAAGCTGCTCGCTCGCGCAGGGGTCGCCTCTCGCCGGGAAATCGAACGGATGATTGCGGAAGGGCGAATCGCGCTGGACGGCAACGTGCTGAATACACCTGCCACGATCCTCGAAGCGCTGGACGGCGTGACCGTCGACGGCAAGCCCGTCCGCCCACCGGAGAGCGCGCGGCTGTGGCGATTCTACAAGCCCGCGGGCTGCCTGACCGCCGCCAACGATCCCAAGGGACGCCCGACGATCTACGACCGCCTCCCACCCGGGCTGCCGCGAGTGATGCCGGTTGGCCGGCTCGATTTCATGACCGAGGGACTGCTGCTGCTTACCAACGACGGTGAGCTCAAGCGCCAGCTCGAACTCCCGAAGACCGGCGTCGTCCGCCGCTACCGCGCCCGCGCGTTTGGCGACGTGACGCAGGAACAGCTCGAAGGGTTGAGCGAAGGCGTCGAGATCGAGGGGGTCCGCTACGGCAGCATCGACGCCAATTTGGAGCGGCGCACCGGCGCCAACGTGTGGATCGAGATGGCTCTGACCGAAGGAAAGAACCGGGAGGTTCGCAACGTCCTGGCCTGGCTCGGAATGCAGGTCTCCCGGCTGATCCGAACCAGCTACGGTCCACTCGCGCTCGATGAGTTGGAGCCGGGCCAGGTCGCTGAAGTACCGCGTGAGGACCTGTTCCGCTTCCGCGCCTCGCTGAAGTGA
- the rsmD gene encoding 16S rRNA (guanine(966)-N(2))-methyltransferase RsmD, protein MRIIAGKWRGRPLLAPAGATTRPTADRTRETLFSMLTSRLGSFDDLRVADLYAGSGALGFEALSRGAATALFVETDSAARKAIERNSQTFSVSIELLATSAERLPPRQPFDLVLADPPYGEGSGTKVAHAVTAGGWLAQGGILAIETQRGDSVDASQYELLGERDTGRARLTLLRRPA, encoded by the coding sequence GTGAGGATCATCGCTGGCAAGTGGCGCGGACGCCCGCTGCTCGCACCAGCGGGCGCCACGACCCGCCCGACCGCCGACCGGACTCGCGAAACCCTGTTCAGCATGCTGACGAGCAGGCTCGGGAGCTTCGACGATCTGCGCGTCGCGGACCTTTATGCGGGTTCTGGCGCGCTCGGCTTCGAGGCGCTGTCGCGGGGTGCAGCGACCGCGCTGTTCGTCGAGACGGACAGCGCCGCGCGAAAGGCCATTGAACGTAACAGCCAGACGTTCAGCGTCAGCATCGAACTGCTGGCGACTTCCGCCGAGCGCCTACCGCCGCGGCAACCTTTCGACCTCGTCCTCGCGGACCCTCCTTATGGCGAAGGTTCGGGCACGAAAGTCGCGCACGCCGTCACTGCGGGCGGGTGGCTTGCCCAAGGAGGAATATTGGCGATCGAAACGCAGCGCGGGGACTCGGTGGACGCGAGCCAGTATGAACTCCTGGGGGAGCGCGACACCGGCCGCGCTCGCCTGACCTTGCTGCGGCGGCCAGCTTAA
- the rnr gene encoding ribonuclease R produces MPRKTTAPGLPSRQQILVFITSSGQPAGKREIARAFGLHGHDKILLKALLKDMADEGLIDSAPGRAFHKSGGVPKVTVLRVVEVGDGAVAVPDNWQGDGPPPKLRVLQQGRRSALALNDRILARTEERGNGHVAHLMKKLQRSADLILGVVHEDEDGRRWLKPVDKRERRELPISELGEAQTGDLVLAEPSGRPPRVSARVDAVLGDPFAPRSFSLIAIHKHGLPHEFRDETIAEARQVSTLALGQDREDLRHLPIVAIDPADARDHDDAIWAAPRESGGWDAIVAIADVSFYVRPGSSLDREARRRGNSVYFPDRVVPMLPHELSSDICSLKEGADRAALACHLQVAADGSLRTWRFSRAVIRVAANIAYEDAQAAIDASGEQRVEVSSSPCSMPEVEGAVPAELVRTALRPLWACWRALLAARERREPLELDLPERQVVLDEKGRIASVAPRERLDAHRLVEDFMIAANVAAAKALEAKKAPVMYRVHETPSREKLIALKDYLKTFDLEFALGQVVRPATFNRVIERVGDSDARPEIMEQLLRTQMQARYAPDNLGHFGLSLGSYAHFTSPIRRYADLLVHRSLVRAYGLGEGALPADDVERFSEIGEQISMLERRAMEAERETIDRYVAAYLSDHVGQLLDCRITGVQPFGFFATVDGLGGDGLVPAAQLGTEYYRYQEDARQLIGEESRETYRVGQRLQLRLAEANPVSGALKFELPEGNYGRGPGPRKDRVRRPPPMGRRGRPANIRHQGRKKR; encoded by the coding sequence ATGCCCCGCAAAACCACTGCCCCCGGACTGCCTAGCCGCCAGCAGATCCTCGTCTTCATCACCTCGTCCGGACAGCCCGCCGGAAAGCGTGAGATCGCGCGGGCCTTCGGGCTCCACGGGCACGACAAGATCCTGCTCAAGGCGCTGCTCAAGGACATGGCCGACGAGGGGCTGATCGACTCGGCACCAGGGCGCGCCTTCCATAAGTCAGGCGGGGTGCCCAAGGTCACCGTGCTTCGGGTGGTCGAAGTGGGCGACGGCGCCGTGGCCGTACCGGACAACTGGCAGGGAGATGGACCGCCGCCGAAGCTGCGGGTGCTGCAGCAGGGGCGGCGCTCGGCGCTGGCGCTGAACGACCGGATCCTGGCGCGCACCGAGGAGCGCGGAAACGGGCATGTCGCACATCTGATGAAGAAGCTGCAGCGCTCGGCTGACCTGATCCTGGGCGTGGTGCATGAGGATGAGGACGGAAGGCGCTGGTTGAAGCCGGTCGACAAGCGCGAGAGGCGCGAGCTGCCGATCAGTGAATTGGGCGAGGCGCAGACGGGCGACCTGGTGCTTGCGGAGCCGAGCGGGCGGCCGCCGCGCGTGTCGGCACGGGTGGATGCGGTGCTGGGCGATCCCTTCGCTCCGCGCAGCTTCAGCCTGATCGCGATCCACAAGCACGGGCTGCCGCACGAATTTCGGGATGAGACCATCGCCGAAGCGCGCCAGGTTTCGACCCTGGCGCTGGGACAGGATCGAGAGGACCTGCGGCATCTGCCGATCGTCGCGATCGATCCGGCGGACGCGCGCGATCACGACGACGCGATCTGGGCTGCCCCCCGCGAAAGCGGCGGGTGGGACGCGATCGTCGCCATCGCGGACGTCAGCTTTTACGTTCGACCGGGCAGCAGCCTCGACCGCGAGGCGCGGCGACGCGGCAACAGCGTCTACTTTCCCGATCGCGTTGTCCCGATGCTGCCGCACGAACTGTCGAGTGACATCTGCTCGCTGAAAGAAGGCGCGGACCGGGCGGCGCTTGCCTGTCACCTGCAGGTCGCTGCGGACGGTAGCTTGCGCACGTGGCGGTTCAGCCGGGCGGTGATCCGGGTCGCGGCGAACATTGCCTATGAGGATGCGCAGGCCGCCATCGATGCTTCGGGCGAACAGCGGGTGGAGGTCAGTTCGTCACCCTGCTCCATGCCGGAGGTGGAGGGCGCCGTTCCGGCCGAGCTGGTGCGGACGGCGTTGCGACCACTGTGGGCCTGCTGGCGAGCATTGCTGGCGGCGCGGGAGCGACGTGAACCGCTGGAGCTGGACCTGCCCGAGCGGCAGGTTGTGCTTGATGAGAAGGGACGGATCGCGTCGGTGGCACCACGCGAGCGGCTCGACGCGCACCGGTTGGTCGAGGACTTCATGATCGCGGCGAACGTCGCGGCGGCGAAAGCGCTCGAGGCCAAGAAGGCACCCGTCATGTACCGTGTGCACGAGACGCCCAGCCGCGAGAAGCTGATTGCGTTGAAGGACTATCTCAAGACGTTCGACCTGGAGTTCGCGCTTGGCCAGGTGGTGCGACCGGCGACCTTCAATCGGGTAATCGAGCGCGTGGGGGACAGCGACGCCCGACCGGAGATCATGGAGCAGCTGCTGCGCACGCAGATGCAGGCCCGCTACGCGCCGGACAATCTTGGCCACTTCGGGCTGTCGCTGGGCAGCTACGCCCACTTCACTTCCCCGATCCGCCGCTATGCCGACCTGCTGGTGCACCGAAGCTTGGTGCGGGCCTATGGCTTGGGCGAGGGGGCGCTGCCAGCGGACGACGTCGAGCGGTTCAGCGAGATCGGCGAGCAGATCTCGATGCTGGAGCGGCGGGCGATGGAGGCGGAGCGCGAAACCATCGATCGCTATGTCGCGGCTTATCTCTCGGACCATGTGGGGCAGCTGCTCGACTGCCGGATCACCGGCGTGCAGCCGTTTGGATTCTTCGCGACGGTTGATGGGCTCGGTGGGGACGGCCTGGTCCCGGCGGCTCAGCTGGGGACGGAATATTACCGCTACCAGGAGGATGCGCGGCAGCTGATCGGCGAGGAGAGCAGGGAAACCTACCGGGTCGGACAGCGGCTGCAGCTGCGGCTGGCGGAAGCGAACCCGGTGAGTGGCGCGCTCAAGTTCGAGTTGCCGGAAGGGAACTATGGGCGTGGTCCCGGGCCGCGCAAGGATCGGGTGCGGCGGCCGCCGCCAATGGGGAGGCGCGGGCGGCCGGCCAACATTCGGCATCAGGGTCGCAAGAAGCGCTGA
- the zapE gene encoding cell division protein ZapE, which produces MTGPVAAAYRALLTAGELKADPDQARAVAALDRLAADLQQPAPGLLSRLFKRQQQPACGVYLWGGVGRGKSMLMDLAFEHVPVSPKRRVHFHAFMLDVHQRIRRSREEQPGDPIPPVAASIASEAKLLCFDEMVINNTADAMILSRLFTALLEQGVAVVTTSNRPPQDLYKDGLNRELFLPFIDLVEQRMQVVPLNGPVDYRLDRLEGVETWHVPNGPAATAALSRAFFQLTDYPVEDRAKVPTEELDVGGARTLHVPKSLKGVAVFSFKRLCGEARGAADYLAVAQRFHTVIIVGIPVMGPDKRNEAARFVTLIDTLYEHKVKLLAAADAEPEELYTAGTGAFEFQRTVSRLQEMRSAEYLAQGHGIS; this is translated from the coding sequence ATGACCGGTCCGGTTGCGGCCGCGTACAGGGCTCTGCTGACCGCTGGTGAACTGAAGGCCGACCCCGACCAGGCGCGCGCTGTCGCCGCGCTGGACCGGCTGGCGGCCGACCTGCAGCAGCCAGCGCCAGGTCTATTGTCCCGGCTGTTCAAGCGGCAACAGCAACCAGCCTGTGGCGTCTACCTGTGGGGCGGCGTGGGGCGCGGCAAGTCGATGCTGATGGACCTCGCCTTCGAGCATGTGCCGGTCAGTCCGAAGCGCCGGGTCCATTTTCACGCCTTCATGCTCGACGTGCACCAGCGCATTCGCCGCTCCCGCGAGGAGCAGCCAGGTGATCCGATCCCGCCGGTCGCCGCCAGCATCGCTTCCGAGGCCAAGCTGCTCTGCTTCGACGAGATGGTGATCAACAACACCGCGGACGCGATGATCCTCTCGCGGCTTTTCACGGCCTTGCTGGAACAGGGCGTGGCGGTGGTCACAACGTCGAACCGGCCTCCTCAGGACCTCTACAAGGATGGGCTCAATCGCGAGCTGTTCCTGCCGTTCATCGATCTTGTCGAGCAGCGGATGCAGGTCGTCCCGCTCAATGGCCCCGTCGATTACCGGCTCGACCGGCTGGAAGGGGTCGAGACATGGCATGTGCCAAACGGGCCGGCGGCAACCGCCGCGCTCAGCCGCGCCTTCTTTCAGCTGACGGACTATCCCGTCGAGGATCGCGCCAAGGTCCCGACCGAGGAACTGGACGTTGGCGGCGCTCGGACCCTGCACGTGCCCAAGAGCCTGAAGGGGGTGGCGGTTTTCTCGTTCAAGCGGCTGTGCGGCGAAGCGCGGGGCGCGGCGGACTATCTCGCGGTGGCGCAGCGGTTCCACACGGTGATCATCGTCGGCATTCCGGTCATGGGTCCCGACAAGCGCAACGAGGCAGCGCGGTTCGTTACGCTGATCGACACGCTGTACGAGCACAAGGTCAAGCTGCTCGCCGCAGCCGATGCGGAGCCAGAGGAGCTTTATACGGCGGGAACGGGTGCATTCGAATTCCAGCGCACCGTCAGCCGTCTTCAGGAGATGCGCTCGGCGGAGTATCTGGCCCAAGGACACGGGATCAGCTGA
- a CDS encoding PaaI family thioesterase, whose translation MDAPEDLPNRPSGAREDPEHPGWYSWVDLPPDSFAAQVGKMIFRPDGEGRAVVRMFPTEKHLNLGGSLHGGMVMSFIDMALFGGGRCAGMARAHYVTLDLTTHFLARGEAGKPLDCHVELIRQTRGLAFLQGVVRQDGDACYSFTGTLKKLRERT comes from the coding sequence ATGGACGCACCTGAAGATCTGCCAAACCGCCCTTCCGGCGCGCGCGAGGACCCCGAGCATCCCGGCTGGTACAGCTGGGTCGACCTGCCGCCCGACAGTTTTGCGGCCCAGGTCGGCAAGATGATCTTCCGTCCCGATGGCGAGGGCCGGGCGGTGGTGCGGATGTTCCCGACAGAGAAGCACCTCAACCTCGGCGGCTCGCTTCACGGCGGCATGGTGATGAGTTTCATCGACATGGCATTGTTCGGCGGCGGACGTTGCGCCGGAATGGCGCGCGCCCATTATGTGACGCTGGACCTCACCACCCATTTCCTCGCGCGGGGCGAAGCGGGCAAGCCGCTCGACTGCCATGTCGAACTTATCCGGCAGACTCGCGGTCTGGCCTTTCTGCAAGGCGTGGTGCGGCAGGACGGAGACGCTTGCTACAGCTTCACCGGAACGTTGAAGAAGTTGCGCGAGCGGACATGA
- a CDS encoding succinate dehydrogenase iron-sulfur subunit, producing the protein MAEFTLPKNSVISKKGKSFKAPPGANRVKSFKVYRYDPDTGQNPRYDTYEVNLDECGPMVLDALIKIKNEVDPTLTFRRSCREGICGSCSMNIAGRNGLACTTAIEDVKGEVRITPLPHCDVIKDLVPDFTHLYAQYASIQPWLKTATPDPSGKERLQSPEDREKLNGLYECILCFCCSTSCPSYWWNGDRFLGPAILLQAYRWLADSRDEMTGERLDQLEDPFRLYRCHTIMNCANVCPKGLNPAKAIAETKKLIAERAA; encoded by the coding sequence ATGGCCGAGTTCACGCTTCCGAAGAACAGCGTCATCAGCAAGAAGGGCAAGAGCTTCAAGGCTCCGCCCGGCGCCAACCGCGTGAAGTCGTTCAAGGTCTATCGCTACGACCCGGACACGGGGCAGAACCCGCGCTACGACACCTATGAGGTGAACCTTGACGAGTGCGGGCCGATGGTTCTCGACGCGCTCATCAAGATCAAGAACGAGGTCGATCCGACCCTGACGTTCCGGCGGTCGTGCCGCGAGGGAATCTGCGGCAGCTGTTCGATGAACATCGCGGGTCGCAATGGCCTCGCCTGCACCACCGCCATCGAGGACGTGAAGGGCGAGGTGCGCATCACCCCGCTGCCGCACTGCGACGTGATCAAGGATCTGGTCCCCGACTTCACCCACCTTTACGCCCAATATGCTTCCATCCAGCCGTGGCTGAAGACCGCGACACCGGACCCGAGCGGCAAGGAGCGCCTGCAGAGCCCCGAGGATCGGGAAAAGCTCAACGGGCTGTACGAGTGCATCCTGTGCTTCTGCTGCTCGACCAGCTGCCCAAGCTACTGGTGGAACGGCGATCGCTTCCTCGGGCCGGCGATCCTGCTCCAGGCTTATCGCTGGCTGGCGGACAGCCGCGACGAGATGACCGGCGAGCGTCTGGACCAGCTGGAGGATCCGTTCCGGCTGTATCGCTGCCACACGATCATGAACTGCGCCAACGTCTGCCCGAAGGGGTTGAACCCGGCCAAGGCGATCGCGGAAACCAAGAAGCTGATCGCCGAGCGCGCGGCCTAA
- a CDS encoding peroxiredoxin — MIEEGQRAPALGVTTTDGASVDLAAPGKKIVLYFYPKDDTSGCTKEAQDFTALADEFAAAGAKVIGVSRDSEKSHEKFIGKYELKVPLATDDGAISEAFGTWVEKSMYGRKYMGMERATFLIGADGTVIRAWRKVKVPGHAAAVLEAVREP, encoded by the coding sequence ATGATCGAGGAAGGGCAGCGCGCACCGGCGCTTGGCGTGACAACGACGGATGGCGCCAGCGTGGACCTAGCCGCGCCGGGGAAGAAGATCGTGCTGTATTTCTATCCCAAGGACGACACCTCGGGGTGCACCAAGGAAGCGCAGGATTTCACCGCCCTGGCGGACGAGTTTGCAGCCGCCGGAGCAAAAGTCATCGGCGTGTCCCGCGACAGCGAGAAGAGCCATGAGAAATTCATCGGGAAATATGAGCTGAAGGTACCGCTGGCGACCGACGATGGCGCCATCAGTGAAGCGTTCGGCACCTGGGTCGAGAAGTCGATGTACGGCCGCAAGTATATGGGAATGGAGCGGGCGACGTTTCTGATCGGTGCCGATGGAACGGTCATCAGGGCATGGCGCAAGGTCAAGGTGCCCGGCCATGCGGCCGCCGTGCTCGAGGCCGTCCGGGAGCCTTGA
- a CDS encoding bifunctional [glutamine synthetase] adenylyltransferase/[glutamine synthetase]-adenylyl-L-tyrosine phosphorylase gives MQGASELLIRDTALQRARSCSPFLGEAIERCADVVGDFREHGPEAAVATALRIGADLPLAERLRRQRLRLALATALGDLSSEFALEQVTAALSDFADGAIDAALRQAVTERMGDEVPFAGLTVLALGKLGSRELNYSSDVDLILLFDPDTLPRRGRDDPGEAAVRYGQRLIELLQRRDEHGYVVRVDLRLRPSPEVTPIALSVGAAISYYESSALPWERAAFIRARACAGDIDLARSFLGAIQPFVWRRSLDFGVVDEIRAISTRIRDHYSQGQELGPGYDLKRGRGGIREVEFFAQIQQLIHAGREPALRTPATLDALGALRDAGKLSEADANALSSAYRALRTAEHRVQMIADAQTHLLPAAGAPLDQVATLHGLADGAALLAWLRPHVSATERLFGELADDRGGRLSNDPQILGDELKRMGFVDPQLPARHVADWRSGRARSLRSATARDAFEAMLPALLGAIAQGPDPAAALNRLADLVERLSSGVNFYRLIAAQPELGALLATILSHAPALAAQLGRRPELLDGLLDASSFALPPSAGEFAERLSRAVAGLPYDAALDRARAVVGERRFGLGVQLVSGHRDPIAIAEGYSDVAEGTVIALAALAQADFEQSHGTVPGGELVVLALGRLGGRALTHASDLDLIFIYDAPDGAQSDHAKPLTPADYYNRLARRVVAALSVPTAAGPLYEVDTRLRPQGEQGMLAVSLQAFEAYQRGEAWTWEHMALCRARPLTGSPAAREAVTGAIRDVLAMPRDPAKVRADSAAMRADMSRHKPAWGPLDVKLGDGGLVDLEFAVHTLQLSTARGLDARLEVAIEELGEAGLLDAPQVDADLRLLSRILVCLRLLAPGQVKLTPPTQTLLARLCGQGDFPALLAAMSAARQRIAALWARVKEGQ, from the coding sequence ATGCAAGGCGCTTCGGAGTTGCTTATCCGCGACACTGCACTGCAGCGCGCGCGAAGCTGCTCGCCGTTCCTTGGTGAGGCGATCGAGCGCTGTGCGGACGTGGTTGGCGACTTTCGCGAGCACGGACCGGAAGCGGCAGTCGCCACAGCGTTGCGGATCGGCGCTGACCTTCCGCTCGCGGAACGGCTTCGCCGTCAGCGCCTGCGGCTGGCGCTGGCGACCGCCCTTGGTGACCTGTCCAGCGAGTTCGCCCTCGAGCAGGTGACCGCCGCACTGTCCGACTTCGCCGACGGTGCGATCGATGCAGCGCTTCGGCAGGCGGTGACCGAGCGGATGGGTGACGAGGTACCCTTCGCCGGATTGACGGTGCTTGCACTAGGCAAGCTCGGCAGCCGTGAGCTCAACTACAGCTCGGATGTGGACCTCATCCTGCTGTTCGATCCGGACACGCTGCCTCGGCGCGGGCGCGACGATCCAGGGGAGGCGGCTGTACGGTATGGCCAGCGGCTGATCGAGCTGCTCCAGCGCCGCGACGAGCATGGTTATGTGGTGCGGGTCGACCTGCGACTGCGGCCGTCTCCCGAGGTGACCCCGATCGCCCTGTCGGTGGGCGCGGCCATCTCTTATTACGAGAGTTCGGCGCTGCCGTGGGAACGGGCAGCGTTCATCCGGGCGCGCGCCTGCGCTGGCGACATAGACCTCGCCCGCTCCTTCCTTGGCGCGATCCAGCCGTTCGTCTGGCGACGGAGCCTGGACTTCGGCGTGGTGGACGAGATCCGGGCGATCTCGACCCGCATTCGTGACCATTACAGCCAAGGGCAGGAACTTGGTCCGGGGTACGACCTGAAGCGCGGCCGCGGCGGCATTCGCGAGGTCGAGTTCTTCGCCCAGATCCAGCAATTGATCCACGCCGGTCGTGAGCCGGCACTGCGGACGCCGGCAACGCTCGACGCGCTTGGCGCGCTGCGAGACGCGGGAAAGCTCAGCGAAGCGGATGCGAACGCGCTTTCCAGCGCCTACCGGGCACTTCGCACCGCCGAACACCGGGTGCAAATGATCGCGGACGCGCAAACGCATCTGCTTCCCGCGGCGGGCGCTCCGCTAGACCAGGTGGCGACTTTGCACGGGCTCGCCGATGGCGCGGCGCTGCTCGCGTGGCTGCGCCCGCACGTGAGCGCGACCGAGCGATTGTTCGGAGAACTCGCCGACGATCGGGGCGGCCGGCTCAGCAACGATCCGCAGATTCTCGGCGACGAGCTGAAGCGCATGGGGTTCGTGGACCCCCAGCTGCCCGCGCGGCATGTGGCGGACTGGCGATCGGGCAGGGCACGTTCGCTGCGCTCGGCGACAGCACGCGATGCTTTCGAGGCCATGCTGCCGGCCCTGCTCGGTGCCATCGCGCAAGGGCCAGACCCGGCCGCGGCGCTCAACCGGCTCGCGGATCTGGTCGAACGGCTATCAAGCGGAGTGAATTTCTACCGGCTGATCGCGGCGCAACCGGAGTTGGGGGCGCTGCTCGCCACCATCCTCAGCCATGCGCCGGCGCTCGCCGCGCAGCTGGGGCGGCGACCGGAGCTGCTCGACGGGCTGCTCGATGCCTCCAGCTTCGCGCTCCCCCCCTCCGCGGGGGAGTTCGCCGAGCGGCTGTCCCGGGCCGTCGCTGGACTGCCGTACGACGCGGCGCTCGACCGGGCGCGGGCGGTGGTCGGCGAGCGGCGCTTCGGGCTTGGCGTGCAATTGGTCAGCGGGCACCGCGATCCGATCGCGATCGCCGAAGGGTATAGCGATGTCGCCGAAGGAACGGTGATCGCGCTGGCGGCACTGGCGCAGGCCGATTTCGAGCAGAGCCATGGCACGGTGCCCGGCGGCGAGCTGGTCGTGCTGGCCCTTGGCCGGCTGGGCGGGCGGGCGCTGACCCATGCCTCCGACCTCGATCTCATCTTCATCTACGACGCCCCGGACGGCGCGCAGAGCGACCACGCCAAGCCGCTTACCCCGGCCGATTATTACAACCGGCTAGCACGCCGGGTCGTCGCGGCGCTCAGCGTGCCCACGGCCGCGGGACCGCTTTACGAAGTCGACACAAGGCTTCGGCCGCAGGGCGAGCAGGGCATGCTGGCGGTCAGTCTGCAGGCATTCGAGGCTTATCAGCGCGGTGAGGCGTGGACCTGGGAGCATATGGCGCTGTGCCGCGCGCGTCCGCTGACCGGCTCGCCAGCCGCGCGGGAGGCGGTGACGGGGGCGATCCGTGACGTTCTCGCCATGCCCCGCGATCCCGCCAAGGTGCGCGCGGATTCAGCGGCTATGCGAGCGGACATGAGCCGCCACAAGCCGGCGTGGGGACCGCTGGACGTCAAGCTTGGAGACGGCGGGCTGGTCGACCTGGAGTTCGCGGTGCACACGCTGCAGCTGTCGACTGCGCGAGGGCTCGATGCGCGCCTTGAGGTCGCCATCGAGGAGCTTGGGGAGGCCGGGTTGCTCGACGCGCCCCAGGTCGATGCCGACCTCCGCCTGCTGTCCCGAATCCTCGTCTGCCTGCGGCTCCTCGCGCCCGGGCAGGTCAAGCTTACGCCGCCAACCCAGACCCTGCTTGCACGGCTTTGCGGACAGGGTGACTTCCCCGCGTTGCTTGCGGCAATGAGCGCCGCGCGGCAGAGGATCGCGGCTTTATGGGCACGGGTGAAGGAGGGACAATGA